In one Pseudomonas tensinigenes genomic region, the following are encoded:
- a CDS encoding NCS1 family nucleobase:cation symporter-1 yields the protein MRTSLSNNIALNLPASALDQPLPDEGLTEPLQLSPRLHNSDLAPTKAEGRRWGKYSIFALWTNDVHNIANYSFAIGLYALGLGGWQILLSLGIGAALVYFFMNLSGYMGQKTGVPFPVISRISFGIHGAQIPALIRAVIAIAWFGIQTYLASVVFRVLLTAVHPGLAEYDHDSILGLSTLGWVCFVAIWFVQLAILAYGMEMVRRYEAFAGPVILLTVAALAAWMYFQANATIAWSTREPLTGGEMWRNIFAGGALWLAIYGTLILNFCDFARSSPCRKTIKVGNFWGLPVNILVFAAITVLLCGAQFQINGRIIESPTEIIASIPNTFFLVLGCLAFLIVTVAVNIMANFVAPAFVLSNLAPKYLTFRRAGLISATIAVLILPWNLYNSPLVIVYFLSGLGALLGPLYGVIMVDYWLIRKGRINVPQLYSEDPNGAYYYSRGINFRAVAAFIPAALIAIVLALVPGFHSVSPFSWLIGAGIAGMLYLIIAKRQPHYADISGESIAVDNVCH from the coding sequence ATGCGTACAAGTCTCTCCAATAACATCGCGCTGAATCTGCCCGCCTCTGCCCTCGACCAGCCGTTACCCGATGAAGGGCTTACCGAGCCGTTACAACTGAGCCCCCGCCTGCACAACAGCGACCTGGCGCCAACCAAGGCCGAAGGTCGGCGCTGGGGCAAATACAGCATCTTCGCCCTGTGGACCAACGATGTGCACAACATTGCTAACTACTCGTTCGCCATCGGCCTTTACGCCCTTGGCCTGGGTGGCTGGCAGATTCTGCTGTCGCTGGGGATTGGCGCGGCGCTGGTGTACTTCTTCATGAACCTGTCCGGCTACATGGGGCAGAAAACCGGCGTGCCGTTTCCGGTGATCAGCCGGATCAGTTTCGGCATCCACGGCGCGCAAATTCCTGCACTGATCCGGGCGGTTATCGCCATCGCCTGGTTCGGCATTCAGACGTATCTGGCGTCGGTGGTTTTCCGTGTACTGCTCACCGCAGTGCATCCCGGCCTCGCCGAATATGACCACGATTCGATTCTCGGGCTATCGACCTTGGGCTGGGTGTGCTTCGTGGCAATCTGGTTCGTGCAGCTGGCGATTCTCGCCTACGGCATGGAGATGGTCCGCCGTTACGAAGCCTTTGCCGGGCCGGTGATTTTACTGACGGTCGCCGCGCTGGCCGCGTGGATGTACTTCCAGGCCAACGCGACCATCGCCTGGTCGACTCGCGAACCACTGACCGGAGGCGAGATGTGGCGCAACATCTTTGCCGGCGGCGCGTTGTGGCTGGCGATCTACGGCACGCTGATTCTGAATTTCTGCGACTTCGCCCGCTCTTCGCCGTGCCGCAAGACCATCAAGGTAGGAAACTTCTGGGGTTTGCCGGTGAATATTCTGGTGTTCGCCGCAATTACCGTCCTGCTGTGCGGTGCGCAATTTCAGATCAATGGCCGGATCATCGAAAGCCCGACCGAGATCATCGCCTCGATTCCCAACACCTTCTTCCTGGTGCTCGGCTGCCTGGCATTCCTGATTGTCACCGTCGCGGTGAACATCATGGCCAACTTCGTCGCCCCGGCCTTCGTGCTGAGCAACCTGGCGCCGAAGTACCTGACGTTCCGCCGCGCCGGGCTGATCAGCGCGACCATCGCCGTGCTGATCCTGCCGTGGAACCTCTACAACAGCCCGCTGGTGATCGTGTACTTCCTGTCCGGCCTCGGCGCCCTGCTCGGCCCGTTGTACGGCGTGATCATGGTCGACTATTGGCTGATCCGCAAAGGTCGGATCAACGTACCGCAGCTCTACAGCGAAGATCCCAACGGCGCTTATTACTACAGCCGAGGAATCAATTTCCGTGCGGTGGCGGCGTTTATTCCTGCGGCGCTGATCGCCATCGTCCTGGCACTGGTTCCCGGTTTCCACAGCGTCTCGCCGTTCTCCTGGCTGATCGGTGCCGGCATCGCCGGAATGCTCTACCTGATCATCGCCAAGCGCCAGCCGCACTACGCCGACATCAGCGGCGAATCGATCGCTGTCGACAACGTCTGCCATTAA
- a CDS encoding phosphoadenylyl-sulfate reductase, with amino-acid sequence MSATFDVVELATTYANKSAQDILKLAFAEFGDELWISFSGAEDVVLVDMAWKLNKNVKVFSLDTGRLHPETYRFIDQVREHYKIDIELVSPDYTKLEPFVKEKGLFSFYKDGHGECCGIRKIEPLRRKLSAVNAWATGQRRDQSPGTRSAVAVMEIDTAFSTPERTLYKFNPLAQMTSEEIWGYIRMLELPYNSLHERGFISIGCEPCTRPVLPNQHEREGRWWWEEATQKECGLHAGNIISKA; translated from the coding sequence ATGAGTGCAACGTTCGACGTCGTGGAACTCGCCACGACCTATGCCAATAAATCCGCGCAAGACATCCTCAAACTCGCGTTTGCCGAGTTCGGCGATGAATTGTGGATATCTTTCAGCGGCGCCGAGGATGTGGTGCTGGTGGACATGGCCTGGAAGCTCAACAAGAACGTCAAGGTGTTCAGCCTCGACACTGGCCGCCTGCACCCGGAGACTTACCGCTTCATCGATCAGGTGCGCGAGCACTACAAGATCGACATTGAGCTGGTGTCGCCGGACTACACGAAACTCGAACCGTTCGTGAAGGAAAAAGGCCTGTTCAGCTTCTACAAGGACGGTCATGGCGAATGTTGCGGCATCCGCAAGATCGAACCTTTGCGGCGCAAACTGTCCGCCGTCAACGCCTGGGCAACCGGCCAGCGCCGCGACCAGAGCCCGGGCACTCGTAGCGCCGTGGCGGTGATGGAAATCGATACCGCGTTCTCCACCCCGGAGCGCACACTGTACAAGTTCAACCCGCTGGCGCAGATGACCAGCGAAGAGATCTGGGGTTACATCCGCATGCTCGAGCTGCCGTACAACAGCCTGCATGAGCGCGGCTTTATCAGCATCGGCTGCGAACCGTGCACCCGCCCGGTCCTGCCGAATCAGCACGAGCGCGAAGGTCGCTGGTGGTGGGAAGAAGCGACGCAGAAAGAATGCGGGTTGCATGCGGGGAATATCATTAGCAAGGCCTGA
- the thrH gene encoding bifunctional phosphoserine phosphatase/homoserine phosphotransferase ThrH, producing MEIACLDLEGVLVPEIWIAFAEKTGIESLKATTRDIPDYDVLMKQRLRILDEHGLKLSDIQEVIATLKPLDGAVEFVNWLRERFQVVILSDTFYEFSQPLMRQLGFPTLLCHRLITDETGRVTSYQLRQKDPKRQSVLAFKSLYYRVIAAGDSYNDTTMLGEADAGILFHAPENVIREFPQFPAVHTFAELKQEFIKASNRDLSL from the coding sequence GTGGAAATTGCTTGCCTGGATCTTGAAGGGGTGTTGGTGCCGGAAATCTGGATCGCCTTCGCCGAAAAAACCGGAATCGAATCCCTCAAGGCCACCACCCGGGACATTCCCGATTACGACGTGTTGATGAAACAACGTCTGCGCATCCTCGATGAGCACGGTCTGAAGCTGTCGGATATTCAGGAAGTGATCGCCACGTTGAAGCCGCTGGATGGCGCGGTGGAGTTCGTCAACTGGTTGCGCGAACGCTTTCAGGTGGTGATTCTGTCGGATACGTTCTACGAGTTCTCGCAGCCGCTGATGCGCCAACTGGGCTTCCCGACCTTGCTCTGCCATCGTTTGATCACTGACGAGACCGGGCGGGTGACCAGCTATCAGTTGCGTCAGAAAGATCCGAAGCGTCAGTCGGTGCTGGCGTTCAAGAGCCTGTATTACCGGGTGATTGCGGCGGGGGATTCGTATAACGACACGACGATGCTGGGCGAGGCGGATGCGGGGATTCTGTTCCATGCGCCGGAGAATGTGATTCGGGAGTTTCCGCAGTTTCCGGCGGTGCACACCTTTGCCGAGTTGAAGCAGGAGTTCATCAAGGCCTCGAATCGGGATTTGAGTTTGTAG
- the pabB gene encoding aminodeoxychorismate synthase component I translates to MLNCSVHPLPYRANPADYFAAIRNAPGAVLLDSGRPSADRGRYDLLSAWPLEQLAVLPDESGNHFLQRLRDNLNRLGQADLPAGFELPFAGGLIGYLSYDFGRHLENLPSQARDDLQLPDARFGLYAWALISDHQMATSQLVFHPSVIDGEKQRLIELFTQPQADALTPFKLNAPMTADLSADDYRQAFERIQHYIQAGDCYQVNFAQRFRAECQGDPWLAYCKLREACPTPFSGFQSLPDGGAVLSLSPERFVKVSQRQVETRPIKGTRPRGLTPAEDAANAAELLASPKDRAENLMIVDLLRNDLGRSCRIGSVRVPELFSLESYPNVHHLVSSVTGELANDRDALDLIAGSFPGGSITGAPKIRAMQIIDELEPTRRGLYCGSLLYLDVRGEMDSSIAIRSLLVKDGQVCCWGGGGIVADSDWQAEYQESITKVRILLETLQHL, encoded by the coding sequence ATGTTGAACTGCTCCGTACACCCGCTGCCCTACCGCGCCAATCCCGCCGACTACTTCGCGGCCATCCGCAACGCTCCCGGCGCCGTGCTGCTCGACAGCGGCCGGCCAAGTGCCGACCGTGGCCGTTATGACCTGCTCAGCGCCTGGCCGCTGGAACAACTGGCGGTGTTGCCCGACGAAAGCGGCAATCATTTCCTGCAACGTCTGCGTGACAATCTGAATCGCCTCGGTCAGGCTGATTTGCCAGCGGGTTTCGAACTGCCATTCGCTGGCGGCTTGATCGGCTATCTGAGCTACGACTTCGGTCGTCATCTGGAAAACCTGCCGAGTCAGGCGCGCGATGATCTGCAATTGCCGGACGCGCGTTTTGGCCTGTACGCCTGGGCACTGATCAGCGATCACCAGATGGCCACCAGCCAATTGGTCTTCCATCCGTCCGTGATCGACGGCGAAAAACAACGCCTGATTGAGTTATTCACTCAGCCGCAGGCTGACGCGCTGACACCGTTCAAACTGAACGCCCCGATGACCGCCGACCTTTCGGCCGACGATTACCGCCAAGCCTTCGAACGCATTCAGCATTACATCCAGGCCGGCGATTGCTATCAGGTCAACTTCGCCCAGCGCTTCCGCGCTGAGTGTCAGGGCGATCCGTGGCTGGCTTACTGCAAGTTGCGAGAAGCCTGCCCGACACCGTTCTCCGGTTTCCAGAGCCTGCCCGACGGCGGCGCGGTGTTGAGCCTTTCGCCGGAACGCTTCGTCAAAGTCAGCCAGCGTCAGGTGGAAACCCGCCCGATCAAAGGCACCCGCCCGCGTGGCCTGACCCCGGCCGAAGACGCCGCCAACGCCGCCGAACTGCTGGCCAGCCCCAAGGATCGTGCGGAAAACCTGATGATCGTCGACCTGCTGCGCAACGACCTCGGCCGCTCCTGCCGCATCGGCTCGGTGCGGGTGCCGGAGTTGTTCAGCCTGGAAAGCTATCCGAACGTGCATCACCTGGTCAGCAGCGTCACCGGTGAGCTGGCGAATGATCGTGATGCACTGGATTTGATTGCCGGCAGTTTCCCCGGCGGCTCGATCACCGGCGCACCGAAGATCCGCGCGATGCAGATCATCGATGAACTGGAGCCGACCCGGCGCGGCTTGTATTGCGGCTCGTTGCTGTATCTGGACGTGCGCGGCGAGATGGACAGCTCCATCGCGATTCGCAGTCTGTTGGTCAAGGATGGGCAAGTGTGCTGCTGGGGCGGCGGCGGGATTGTCGCCGATTCGGATTGGCAGGCTGAGTATCAGGAGTCAATTACCAAAGTCAGAATCCTCCTCGAAACCCTGCAGCACCTTTAA
- a CDS encoding alpha-L-glutamate ligase-like protein, with product MFGFWKTWKALEARGIMGINRRNADYVLKYNKRSLYPIVDDKIITKERAIEAGIHVPELYGVISTEKEIDKLGEIIGGRSDFVIKPAQGAGGDGIIVIADRFEGRYRTVSGKILAHEELEHHISSILTGLYSLGGHRDRALIEYRVTPDQIFKSISYEGVPDIRIIVLMGYPVMAMLRLPTRQSGGKANLHQGAIGVGVDLATGLTLRGTWLNNIITKHPDTTNAVDGVQLPYWDGFMKLAAGCYELCGLGYIGVDMVLDQEKGPLILELNARPGLNIQIANDCGLTLRTHAVEARLEELKARGVTETVEERVAFTQEMFGHIPAVEG from the coding sequence ATGTTCGGTTTCTGGAAGACCTGGAAGGCCCTCGAGGCGCGGGGCATCATGGGCATCAATCGGCGTAACGCCGACTACGTGCTCAAGTACAACAAGCGCAGCCTGTACCCGATCGTCGATGACAAGATCATCACCAAGGAGCGCGCGATCGAGGCCGGCATTCACGTGCCGGAGCTGTATGGCGTGATCTCCACCGAGAAGGAAATCGACAAACTCGGCGAGATCATCGGCGGGCGCAGCGACTTTGTGATCAAACCGGCGCAGGGTGCTGGCGGTGACGGCATCATCGTGATTGCCGACCGCTTTGAAGGTCGCTATCGCACGGTGTCGGGCAAGATCCTTGCCCACGAAGAGCTGGAGCATCACATCTCGAGCATCCTCACTGGTCTGTATTCGCTGGGCGGCCATCGTGATCGCGCGCTGATCGAATACCGGGTGACCCCGGATCAGATCTTCAAGAGCATCAGTTATGAAGGCGTGCCGGACATTCGCATCATCGTGCTGATGGGTTATCCGGTGATGGCGATGCTGCGCCTGCCGACCCGGCAGTCCGGCGGCAAAGCCAACCTGCACCAGGGCGCGATTGGCGTCGGTGTCGATCTGGCGACCGGTTTGACGTTGCGCGGCACCTGGCTGAATAACATCATCACCAAACACCCCGACACCACCAACGCGGTGGACGGCGTGCAACTGCCCTACTGGGACGGTTTCATGAAACTCGCGGCGGGCTGTTATGAGCTGTGCGGGTTGGGCTATATCGGCGTTGATATGGTGCTCGATCAGGAGAAAGGCCCACTGATTCTGGAGTTGAATGCGCGGCCGGGGCTGAATATTCAGATCGCCAATGATTGCGGGCTGACGTTGCGCACGCACGCGGTTGAAGCGCGGCTGGAAGAGCTGAAGGCGCGTGGGGTGACGGAGACGGTTGAGGAGCGGGTGGCGTTTACTCAGGAGATGTTTGGGCATATTCCTGCTGTGGAAGGCTAA
- a CDS encoding inactive transglutaminase family protein, whose amino-acid sequence MRSLTFHLKILITILVLLGVSVTAYQIFVLGIPVTEDATDDLWNIDAKVEFVASTKDPVKIQMFVPPLSRDYVSLNESFISNNYGVAVNRVDGNRKVTWSARRAKGNQTLYYRLVLTKRYTAEKSKIKGPTFRDSIAIEGPEKIAAEALLAPIRQHSADVETFIGEAIKRVNNVNDDNVKLLLAGDPSTPHKAKIVELLLSIAHVPVEKVHTIRLVADQPQMPELWLRSFNGNDWLYFNPETGEQGLPTDRLLWWTGDENLITVDGGKKANVTFSLNNSEMNAIRLAKLTDENTDANFLEYSLYGLPLQTQQTFMIMVMIPIGVLVILILRNLIGLQTLGTFTPVLIALAFRETQLGFGILLFTVITALGLSLRSYLEHLKLQMLPRLSVVLTFVVVLIAAISLFSHKLGLERGLSVALFPMVILTMTIERLSITWEERGASHAMKVAIGTLFAASLAHLIMTVPELVYFVFTFPAILLILVGFMLAMGRYRGYRLTELVRFKAFLKKADT is encoded by the coding sequence ATGCGTTCTCTAACCTTCCACCTGAAAATCCTGATCACCATTCTGGTGCTCCTGGGCGTTTCGGTTACGGCCTATCAGATTTTCGTGCTCGGCATCCCGGTGACCGAAGATGCGACCGACGACTTGTGGAACATCGACGCCAAGGTCGAATTCGTCGCCAGCACCAAGGATCCGGTGAAGATCCAGATGTTCGTGCCACCGTTGAGCCGCGATTACGTCAGCCTCAACGAGAGTTTTATCTCCAATAACTACGGCGTCGCTGTGAACCGCGTCGACGGCAACCGCAAGGTCACCTGGTCGGCGCGCCGGGCCAAGGGCAACCAGACGCTTTATTACCGCTTGGTGCTGACCAAGCGTTACACCGCCGAAAAATCCAAGATCAAAGGCCCGACCTTCCGCGACAGCATCGCCATCGAAGGCCCTGAGAAAATCGCCGCCGAAGCCCTGCTCGCGCCGATTCGCCAGCATTCGGCCGACGTCGAAACCTTCATCGGCGAAGCGATCAAACGCGTCAACAACGTCAACGATGACAACGTGAAACTGCTGCTGGCCGGCGATCCGTCGACGCCGCACAAAGCCAAAATCGTCGAACTGCTGCTGTCCATCGCCCACGTCCCGGTGGAAAAGGTCCACACCATCCGTCTCGTCGCCGATCAGCCACAAATGCCTGAACTGTGGCTGCGCAGCTTCAACGGCAACGACTGGCTGTACTTCAACCCGGAAACCGGCGAGCAAGGCCTGCCGACCGACCGCCTGCTGTGGTGGACCGGCGATGAAAACCTGATCACCGTCGACGGCGGCAAGAAAGCCAACGTGACCTTCAGCCTGAACAACAGCGAGATGAACGCGATTCGTCTGGCCAAGCTGACCGACGAGAACACCGACGCCAACTTCCTCGAATACTCGCTGTACGGCTTGCCGCTGCAGACCCAGCAGACCTTCATGATCATGGTGATGATCCCGATCGGCGTGCTGGTGATCCTGATTCTGCGCAACCTGATCGGCCTGCAGACACTCGGCACGTTCACCCCGGTGCTGATCGCCCTCGCCTTCCGCGAGACGCAGTTGGGCTTCGGCATTCTGCTGTTTACCGTGATCACCGCGCTGGGCCTGTCACTACGTTCGTATCTGGAACACCTGAAGCTGCAAATGCTGCCGCGACTCTCGGTGGTGTTGACCTTTGTCGTGGTGTTGATCGCGGCGATCAGCCTGTTCAGTCATAAGCTCGGCCTGGAGCGCGGCTTGTCCGTGGCGCTGTTCCCGATGGTGATTCTGACCATGACCATCGAACGCCTGTCGATCACCTGGGAAGAGCGCGGCGCCAGCCATGCGATGAAAGTCGCGATCGGCACGCTGTTCGCCGCTTCTCTGGCGCACTTGATCATGACCGTGCCTGAGCTGGTTTACTTCGTGTTCACCTTTCCGGCGATCCTGCTGATTCTGGTCGGCTTCATGCTGGCCATGGGTCGTTATCGCGGCTACCGCCTGACTGAGCTGGTGCGTTTCAAGGCTTTCCTGAAGAAGGCTGACACCTGA
- a CDS encoding ATP-dependent zinc protease family protein yields the protein MRLKPFPTFFALFCLPGLAAAGEKTVYGLNEYASLDGINLEVAAKLDTGAKTASLSARDIKRFKRNGESWVRFYLAIDAAHSHPIERPLARVSKIKRRAGDYDPEEGKKYTARPVIELDICMGSAMRSIEVNLTDRSAFQYPLLIGSEALKRFDALVDPSLKYAAGKPACTIAAHTAE from the coding sequence ATGAGACTCAAGCCTTTTCCCACATTCTTTGCCCTGTTTTGCCTGCCCGGCCTCGCCGCCGCGGGGGAAAAAACCGTGTACGGCCTCAACGAATACGCTTCGCTTGACGGCATCAATCTCGAAGTCGCGGCCAAACTCGATACCGGGGCGAAAACCGCCTCGCTGAGTGCCCGCGACATCAAACGCTTTAAACGCAACGGTGAGTCCTGGGTTCGTTTCTACCTGGCCATCGACGCCGCGCACTCGCACCCGATCGAACGGCCGCTGGCCCGGGTCAGCAAGATCAAGCGCCGCGCCGGCGACTACGACCCGGAAGAAGGCAAGAAGTACACCGCTCGTCCGGTGATCGAGCTGGATATCTGCATGGGATCGGCAATGCGCAGCATCGAAGTGAACCTGACCGACCGAAGTGCGTTCCAATATCCGCTTTTGATCGGCTCCGAGGCGCTGAAACGCTTCGACGCGCTGGTCGACCCCAGTCTTAAATACGCTGCCGGCAAACCTGCCTGCACCATCGCCGCTCATACCGCCGAGTAA
- a CDS encoding GntR family transcriptional regulator — MDQLDPPVISGDDSETLSENVFRRIQAAIVKGEIAPGSKISEPELARTYGISRGPLREAIHRLEGQRLLVRVPHVGARVVSLSHAELLELYEIRESLEGMACRLAAERMSVEEIDELRRVLETHERDAAFQAGVGYYQQEGDFDFHYRIIQGSGNRTLTQMLCGELYQLVRMYRIQFSTTPNRPRQAFAEHHRILDAIADRDGELAELLMRRHIGASKRNIARHYQDGAHNKTATERGES; from the coding sequence CTGGATCAACTCGATCCCCCAGTCATCAGCGGCGACGATTCCGAGACACTCTCGGAAAACGTTTTCCGGCGCATTCAGGCGGCTATCGTCAAAGGCGAGATCGCCCCGGGCAGCAAGATTTCCGAGCCTGAGCTGGCGCGCACCTACGGCATCAGCCGCGGGCCATTGCGTGAGGCCATCCATCGGCTCGAAGGCCAGCGTCTGCTGGTGCGTGTACCGCACGTCGGCGCACGGGTGGTCTCACTCAGCCATGCCGAATTGCTCGAACTCTACGAAATCCGCGAATCCCTCGAAGGCATGGCCTGCCGACTGGCGGCCGAACGCATGAGCGTCGAAGAAATCGACGAACTGCGCCGAGTGCTGGAGACCCATGAGCGCGACGCCGCGTTTCAGGCTGGCGTCGGCTACTACCAGCAGGAAGGCGATTTCGACTTCCATTACCGGATCATCCAGGGCAGCGGCAACCGCACGCTGACGCAGATGCTCTGCGGCGAGCTGTATCAACTGGTGCGCATGTACCGCATCCAGTTCTCGACCACGCCGAACCGCCCACGCCAGGCCTTTGCCGAACACCACCGGATTCTCGATGCCATCGCCGACCGTGACGGCGAACTCGCGGAATTGTTGATGCGCCGTCACATCGGCGCATCGAAACGCAACATCGCCCGTCACTACCAGGACGGCGCCCACAATAAGACAGCCACTGAACGAGGTGAGTCATGA
- the prpB gene encoding methylisocitrate lyase gives MSSKHSTPGQRFRDAVASEHPLQVVGAINANHALLAKRAGFKAIYLSGGGVAAGSLGVPDLGITGLDDVLTDVRRITDVCDLPLLVDVDTGFGSSAFNVARTVKSMIKFGAAAIHIEDQVGAKRCGHRPNKEIVSQQEMVDRIKAAVDARTDDSFVIMARTDALAVEGLESALDRAAACIEAGADMIFPEAITELEMYKLFANRVKAPILANITEFGSTPLYTTEQLAGADVSLVLYPLSAFRAMNKAAENVYTAIRRDGTQQNVIDTMQTRMELYDRIDYHTFEQKLDALFAAKK, from the coding sequence ATGAGTTCCAAGCACAGCACTCCAGGCCAGCGTTTCCGCGATGCGGTCGCCAGCGAGCACCCATTGCAAGTGGTCGGCGCGATCAACGCCAACCACGCGCTGCTGGCCAAGCGCGCCGGTTTCAAGGCGATCTACCTGTCCGGTGGCGGGGTGGCCGCAGGTTCGCTCGGCGTGCCGGATCTGGGCATCACCGGTCTGGATGACGTGCTGACCGACGTTCGGCGCATCACCGACGTTTGCGATCTGCCGCTGCTGGTCGACGTCGACACCGGTTTTGGTTCGTCGGCGTTCAACGTCGCGCGCACGGTCAAGTCGATGATCAAGTTCGGCGCGGCGGCGATTCATATCGAGGATCAGGTCGGCGCCAAGCGCTGCGGCCACCGTCCGAATAAAGAGATCGTCAGCCAGCAGGAAATGGTCGACCGCATCAAAGCCGCCGTCGATGCCCGCACCGATGACAGCTTCGTGATCATGGCGCGTACCGATGCGCTGGCGGTGGAAGGTCTGGAATCGGCACTCGATCGCGCGGCGGCGTGCATCGAGGCAGGCGCCGACATGATCTTCCCGGAAGCGATCACTGAGCTGGAAATGTACAAGCTGTTCGCCAACCGCGTGAAAGCGCCGATCCTGGCCAACATCACCGAGTTCGGTTCGACACCGCTGTACACCACCGAGCAACTGGCCGGCGCCGACGTGTCGCTGGTGCTCTATCCACTGTCGGCGTTCCGCGCGATGAACAAGGCTGCCGAAAACGTTTACACCGCGATCCGTCGCGACGGCACGCAGCAGAATGTCATCGACACCATGCAGACTCGCATGGAGCTTTACGATCGCATCGATTACCACACCTTCGAGCAGAAGCTCGATGCGTTGTTTGCCGCCAAGAAATAA
- the prpC gene encoding bifunctional 2-methylcitrate synthase/citrate synthase: MAEAKVLSGAGLRGQVAGQTALSTVGQAGAGLTYRGYDVRELAADAQFEEVAYLLLYGELPTQAQLDEYQGKLSKLRDLPQALKEVLERIPADAHPMDVMRTGCAFLGNLEPEQDFSEQRDKTDRLLAAFPAIMCYWYRFSHDGKRINCVSDEPTIGGHFLHLLHDKKPSELHVKVMNVSLILYAEHEFNASTFTARVCASTLSDLYSCVTAAIGSLRGPLHGGANEAAMEMIERFASPEEAIKGTLGMLERKDKIMGFGHAIYKDSDPRNEVIKGWSKKLADEVGDKVLFPVSEAIDKTMWEQKKLFPNADFYHASAYHFMGIPTKLFTPIFVCSRLTGWAAHVFEQRANNRIIRPSAEYVGVEQRKFVPIERR; the protein is encoded by the coding sequence ATGGCTGAAGCAAAAGTACTCAGTGGCGCCGGGCTCCGTGGCCAGGTTGCCGGGCAAACCGCACTGTCCACCGTGGGCCAGGCCGGTGCCGGGCTGACCTATCGCGGCTACGACGTGCGCGAACTCGCTGCCGATGCGCAATTTGAAGAAGTCGCGTACCTGCTGCTCTACGGCGAGCTGCCAACCCAGGCGCAACTCGACGAATACCAAGGCAAACTGAGCAAGCTGCGCGACCTGCCGCAAGCGCTGAAAGAAGTGCTCGAACGCATCCCCGCCGACGCCCACCCGATGGACGTGATGCGCACCGGTTGCGCGTTCCTCGGCAACCTCGAGCCGGAGCAAGACTTCTCCGAGCAGCGCGACAAGACTGACCGCCTGCTCGCCGCGTTCCCGGCGATCATGTGCTACTGGTATCGCTTCAGCCACGACGGCAAACGCATCAATTGCGTCAGCGACGAGCCAACCATCGGCGGCCACTTCCTGCACTTGCTGCACGACAAGAAGCCGAGCGAACTGCACGTCAAAGTCATGAACGTCTCGCTGATCCTCTACGCCGAACACGAATTCAACGCCTCGACCTTCACCGCCCGCGTTTGTGCGTCGACCCTGTCCGATCTGTATTCCTGCGTGACCGCCGCCATCGGTTCGCTGCGCGGCCCGTTGCACGGAGGCGCCAACGAAGCGGCGATGGAAATGATCGAGCGTTTCGCGTCGCCGGAAGAGGCGATCAAAGGCACCCTCGGCATGCTCGAGCGCAAGGACAAGATCATGGGTTTCGGCCACGCGATCTATAAGGACAGCGATCCGCGCAATGAGGTGATCAAGGGCTGGTCGAAAAAACTCGCCGATGAAGTCGGTGACAAGGTGTTGTTCCCGGTCTCGGAAGCCATCGACAAGACCATGTGGGAACAGAAAAAACTCTTCCCTAACGCCGATTTCTACCATGCCTCGGCGTACCACTTCATGGGCATCCCGACCAAGCTGTTCACGCCGATCTTCGTCTGCTCGCGCCTGACTGGCTGGGCTGCGCACGTGTTCGAACAGCGTGCCAACAACCGCATCATCCGTCCAAGCGCCGAGTACGTCGGCGTCGAACAGCGCAAGTTCGTGCCAATCGAACGTCGCTGA